A genomic region of Fluviispira vulneris contains the following coding sequences:
- a CDS encoding DNA polymerase III subunit beta produces MFKKCNRFFSSDVQGLNSEISAEFERDKLAAALLAVSAAQIDPDIGWVQLSFSGDKKVIISSISHNLSIKCEIDTPHTGFGVIKVSGKQFSDYVKQLPSTKVTLKAELPSRIHLRCGRSSAKIQLVQDQTLSNIDVPETGTAVKIKGSQIEKFVSSFKDFVSVDDNRFYANGALIWAEKDSEKGAVLHAVASDALRLAKSTLFEGVNIENLDASQVLVPRKALEELKRVAGLEPETEFLLRWHNKELFFAVETPEYTMFAKCIAGQYPPYEAAIPQKINMEIQVDLKSIQDSVKRSLLFADKNKIMKLHFENSLLTMASSTPGQKEGEEVIEMNSSISSPFEVNYNGSLITGILGVISGSRVQFAWENMNRPVKITGEELRGIEVFYLLVPARF; encoded by the coding sequence ATGTTTAAAAAGTGCAATCGTTTTTTTTCATCCGACGTCCAAGGATTAAACTCAGAAATTTCTGCGGAGTTTGAAAGAGACAAATTGGCAGCAGCTTTACTCGCTGTAAGTGCTGCTCAAATAGATCCCGATATAGGATGGGTACAATTATCATTCTCGGGTGATAAAAAAGTTATTATTTCTTCTATTAGCCATAATTTATCTATAAAATGTGAAATCGATACCCCTCACACTGGTTTTGGCGTAATAAAGGTTTCTGGTAAGCAATTTTCAGATTATGTAAAGCAGCTTCCATCGACAAAAGTAACTTTAAAAGCAGAGCTTCCTTCACGTATTCATCTTCGTTGTGGAAGAAGTTCAGCAAAAATACAACTTGTTCAAGACCAGACTTTAAGCAATATCGATGTCCCAGAAACAGGAACAGCAGTTAAAATTAAGGGAAGTCAAATTGAAAAATTTGTTTCTAGCTTTAAAGATTTTGTTTCTGTAGATGACAATCGTTTTTATGCAAATGGTGCACTTATTTGGGCAGAGAAAGACTCTGAAAAAGGTGCTGTATTACATGCGGTTGCAAGTGATGCCTTGCGTCTTGCCAAGTCCACTTTATTTGAAGGTGTAAATATCGAAAATCTTGATGCAAGCCAAGTGCTTGTGCCAAGAAAAGCCCTTGAAGAACTCAAAAGAGTTGCAGGTCTTGAACCTGAAACTGAATTTCTTTTAAGATGGCATAATAAAGAACTCTTTTTTGCTGTTGAGACCCCTGAATACACAATGTTTGCTAAATGTATTGCAGGGCAATATCCTCCATATGAAGCAGCTATTCCTCAAAAAATTAATATGGAAATACAAGTTGATCTTAAATCTATACAAGATAGTGTAAAGCGTTCGCTTCTATTTGCTGATAAAAATAAAATTATGAAGCTACACTTTGAAAACTCCTTATTGACTATGGCAAGTTCGACTCCTGGCCAAAAAGAAGGTGAAGAAGTCATAGAAATGAATTCGTCCATATCTTCTCCATTTGAGGTAAACTATAACGGTTCTTTAATAACAGGTATTTTAGGTGTTATTTCAGGTTCTCGTGTGCAGTTTGCTTGGGAAAAT